A stretch of Methanocalculus natronophilus DNA encodes these proteins:
- the cdhD gene encoding CO dehydrogenase/acetyl-CoA synthase subunit delta: MTDKEKNTGYTVLGERLLSLLSGVEQVEFENFRMEIGDLELFIPAGSGGPHIPAMPAPPTRPTELFQERFSPPDESYPGAIREVTLGSTKADGGTRGKTIKIGGSTSMAFSSPNHLPKNRTAIAMDVFDMDVALPKALKAPVLDVLDDPAEWARMNVEKFGSDLVTVHLMSTDPLIQDRSPQEAANTVEEVLQAVDVPLIIGGCGDPKKDAAVFTEVAERTSGERLLLNSVTLDMAEAKTLESVAVAARDNGHVLLAFTGLELNSAKELNRRLYEYLPPEEIVMDLTTVALGYGLEYSFTIHERARQAALMGDSELQHPTISASTNAWAAREAWLTMDPIYSPREIRGPVWETINALTLLLAGVDIFMMMHPAAVRTMQDIREWLIQNDRKQPPIPDWVRTRC, encoded by the coding sequence ATGACAGATAAAGAGAAGAATACCGGATACACCGTACTGGGCGAACGGCTGCTCTCTCTCCTCTCAGGGGTTGAGCAGGTTGAGTTTGAGAACTTCAGAATGGAGATTGGTGATCTTGAACTCTTTATACCGGCCGGTTCAGGTGGACCACACATTCCGGCCATGCCAGCTCCTCCCACCCGGCCAACAGAACTCTTCCAGGAGAGGTTCAGCCCCCCAGACGAGAGCTATCCAGGCGCTATCAGGGAGGTGACACTCGGATCAACAAAGGCAGACGGAGGTACCAGGGGGAAAACGATCAAAATCGGCGGATCGACCAGCATGGCCTTCTCAAGTCCCAATCATCTTCCAAAGAACCGTACCGCAATTGCAATGGATGTCTTTGATATGGATGTCGCGCTCCCAAAAGCGCTGAAAGCACCAGTACTTGATGTCCTTGACGATCCTGCAGAATGGGCACGGATGAATGTTGAGAAATTCGGATCTGATCTGGTCACGGTGCACCTGATGAGCACGGATCCGCTCATCCAGGATCGCTCACCACAGGAGGCGGCAAACACGGTTGAGGAGGTGCTCCAGGCAGTTGATGTTCCTTTGATCATCGGCGGGTGCGGTGATCCGAAGAAGGATGCGGCAGTCTTTACAGAAGTTGCTGAACGAACCAGTGGCGAGCGGCTGCTCCTGAACTCCGTCACCCTTGATATGGCTGAAGCAAAGACACTGGAATCTGTTGCAGTGGCTGCACGCGATAACGGCCATGTGCTCCTTGCCTTTACCGGACTTGAACTCAATAGTGCGAAAGAGCTGAACCGGCGGCTGTATGAATATCTCCCCCCTGAAGAGATCGTTATGGATCTCACAACTGTTGCACTCGGGTATGGTCTTGAATACTCGTTCACCATCCACGAGCGTGCCCGGCAGGCTGCCCTGATGGGAGATTCAGAACTGCAGCACCCGACCATCTCTGCGTCCACCAATGCCTGGGCTGCCAGGGAAGCATGGCTGACAATGGATCCCATCTATAGTCCAAGGGAGATCCGTGGGCCGGTCTGGGAGACGATCAATGCACTCACGCTTCTTCTGGCAGGTGTTGACATCTTCATGATGATGCACCCGGCAGCGGTGAGGACAATGCAGGATATCAGGGAATGGCTGATTCAGAATGATCGAAAACAACCACCCATACCGGACTGGGTGAGGA
- the cdhC gene encoding CO dehydrogenase/CO-methylating acetyl-CoA synthase complex subunit beta: protein MFEEIPVDVGLVHEGERIRKNDMQIELGGPKVDEKFELVRLKPAREIESGSIHIIGPDIPDLEEGKSHPFGILIEIAGPELEENLEGVIERRIHEYCNYIEGLMHLNQRYDIWMRLSKKAFQKGLDSFRFLGMAMQELFRNELPIIEDIQITFITDPEEVKARYDEALAIYEARDARARGLSDEDVDVFYGCALCQSFAPTHVCVVTPQRYANCGAISWFDGRAAARIDPKGPIFPIEKGECLDTETGEYTGVNESAQARSMGEVSRIQLYSGFGYPHTSCGCFEAIAFYIPEVAGYGIVHRGFTDLAVNGLPFSTMADSTAGGRQIDGFHGISIEYMRSEKFLQADGGYDAVVWIPVEIKDRLKDYIPEDVSPAIATEKDVQTIGDLKEFLLSHSHPVTARWVKEEEEPEEAPVMTAGEIPITTGGFRIILKNARIYADRVIIQPVQPKKPGRGDS, encoded by the coding sequence ATGTTTGAAGAGATACCAGTTGATGTCGGCCTGGTTCATGAAGGAGAGAGGATTCGGAAAAATGATATGCAGATTGAGCTTGGGGGGCCTAAGGTTGATGAGAAGTTTGAGCTTGTCAGGCTGAAACCTGCAAGAGAGATCGAATCGGGATCAATTCATATCATCGGACCAGACATCCCTGACCTTGAGGAGGGAAAGAGCCACCCCTTTGGCATACTCATTGAGATTGCCGGGCCTGAGCTTGAAGAGAACCTGGAAGGTGTGATCGAGCGGCGGATCCACGAGTACTGCAACTATATCGAGGGGCTGATGCACCTTAACCAGCGCTACGACATCTGGATGCGGCTCTCAAAAAAGGCATTTCAAAAAGGGCTTGATTCGTTCAGGTTTTTAGGCATGGCAATGCAGGAGCTCTTCAGAAACGAGCTGCCGATCATTGAGGACATCCAGATCACCTTCATCACCGATCCAGAAGAGGTCAAAGCACGGTATGATGAGGCTCTGGCTATCTATGAAGCCCGTGATGCACGGGCTCGCGGGCTGTCTGATGAGGATGTGGATGTCTTCTACGGGTGCGCACTCTGCCAGTCGTTTGCCCCGACACATGTCTGTGTCGTGACGCCACAGCGGTATGCGAACTGCGGGGCGATCAGCTGGTTTGACGGGCGTGCTGCTGCCAGGATCGATCCCAAGGGCCCAATCTTCCCAATAGAGAAAGGGGAATGCCTTGATACAGAGACAGGCGAGTATACAGGCGTCAATGAGAGCGCACAGGCGCGGTCGATGGGCGAGGTGAGCAGGATCCAGCTCTATTCAGGGTTTGGCTATCCCCACACCTCCTGTGGCTGTTTTGAGGCGATCGCCTTCTATATCCCCGAAGTCGCAGGGTATGGTATTGTCCACCGTGGTTTTACGGATCTGGCAGTCAACGGCCTGCCTTTCTCGACTATGGCCGATTCAACAGCAGGCGGCCGCCAGATCGACGGGTTCCATGGGATATCAATTGAATATATGCGCTCAGAGAAGTTCCTCCAGGCTGATGGCGGGTATGATGCTGTCGTCTGGATCCCAGTTGAGATCAAGGATCGGCTCAAAGACTACATCCCCGAAGACGTCTCTCCGGCTATTGCAACCGAGAAGGATGTCCAGACAATAGGTGATCTAAAGGAGTTTCTGCTCTCGCATAGCCATCCGGTTACCGCACGATGGGTTAAAGAGGAGGAAGAGCCGGAAGAGGCGCCGGTGATGACCGCTGGCGAGATCCCGATTACCACAGGAGGATTCAGGATCATTCTGAAAAATGCCCGGATCTATGCTGACAGGGTGATCATCCAGCCTGTACAGCCGAAGAAACCAGGCAGGGGGGATTCATAA
- the cdhB gene encoding CO dehydrogenase/acetyl-CoA synthase complex subunit epsilon: MNQESWLTAEVPGPKKASLITKPEIADAMIRRASRPVFVVGSIASEIDLEEKKLIDYVIRLARQFQIRVIATGSTNTAFLARDFTPDAVMPAVDAGFRLADPAWQGVDGNGPHDLAIFVGLPYQMGFTILSGLKHFAPSLKTISLDNVYQPNARWSFSNISIKNWIINLEAIIGNKEEE; the protein is encoded by the coding sequence ATGAACCAGGAGAGCTGGCTGACAGCTGAAGTCCCCGGCCCGAAGAAGGCTTCGCTCATCACCAAGCCCGAGATTGCCGATGCGATGATCCGGCGGGCCAGTCGGCCGGTCTTTGTTGTCGGGAGCATTGCCAGCGAGATCGATCTCGAAGAGAAGAAGCTGATCGATTATGTCATCAGGCTCGCCCGGCAGTTTCAGATCAGAGTGATTGCAACCGGCAGTACAAATACTGCATTTCTTGCGAGAGACTTCACGCCGGATGCGGTGATGCCAGCTGTGGATGCCGGATTCAGGCTTGCTGACCCGGCCTGGCAGGGAGTCGATGGCAACGGCCCTCATGATCTCGCAATCTTTGTCGGCCTTCCCTACCAGATGGGTTTTACCATCCTCTCAGGCCTGAAGCACTTTGCACCCTCCCTGAAGACGATCAGCCTTGACAATGTCTACCAGCCGAACGCCAGGTGGTCGTTTTCGAACATCTCTATCAAAAACTGGATCATCAACCTTGAAGCAATCATCGGCAACAAGGAGGAGGAGTAA
- the cdhA gene encoding CO dehydrogenase/acetyl-CoA synthase complex subunit alpha — translation MGTKEINISIKELETELGQIKDLRMSVGRLAQETWDEPQGPTPFPSLTTLRNWDLTLLNRYRPFYLPLCDLCCLCTYGKCDLTGDRKGACGISMPGQQSRIVLLAACIGAATHMNHAREMVTHLVHTYGDEKKLDPGGLSIKVEAPITRLVCGMKPETLGDLEAVLDYAEQQIGALLACTHTGQEGNPLDLESKVFHTGMIDHLSMEVADIAQVSAYDLPKADPDAPLVEIGYGSIDTTKPVILVIGHNVVPSVGIMDYMQDHDLTGELEVAGICCTGIDMTRYSARAKIVGPISWQIRYIRSGIPDIIVVDEQCIRTDVFDEARVQQIPVIATSEKNCLGLPDRTGDPVDDIIDEFTRGTLEGALILDPEKVGEIAVRTATINAPKKRKKKKAKLTLKEGMEEAKKCTQCRECRRACPNDLHIPDALKLFARGDSAMLAGVYDACVGCIRCEQACSEDIDIHSLITLTAEERLEHESYKLRSGRGAIQDIEIRQVGGPIVLGEIPGIVAFVGCANYPSGGEDLAEMAMEFANRRFIICTSGCAAMTIGMYRDADGKSPYELYPGNFEAGGIVNVGSCVSNSHIAGAAIKIASIFARRNLRGNYEEIADYVHNRVGAVGVAWGAMSQKAAAIAAGFWRLGIPVIVGPHGTKYRRMLLGRADRDEDWYVTDARTNERIYVGPVPEHLFISVETKEEAMVMIAKLSMRPNDTSRGRALKLTHYIDLHRRLLGSMPADIHRFVRMEADIPITMKEDIVAILKEKDWKETVIPDPTLIRKKEVVS, via the coding sequence ATGGGTACAAAAGAGATCAATATCAGCATAAAGGAATTAGAAACCGAACTTGGCCAGATAAAAGACCTCAGGATGTCTGTCGGGCGCCTGGCACAGGAGACCTGGGATGAGCCGCAGGGCCCGACTCCCTTTCCATCGCTCACCACACTCCGGAACTGGGATCTCACGCTCCTGAACCGGTACAGGCCGTTCTATCTGCCACTCTGCGACCTCTGCTGTCTCTGTACCTATGGAAAGTGTGACCTGACAGGTGACAGAAAAGGTGCATGTGGTATCAGCATGCCGGGGCAGCAGTCGCGGATCGTCCTATTAGCCGCATGTATCGGTGCTGCAACCCATATGAACCATGCCCGTGAAATGGTCACACACCTGGTTCACACGTATGGAGATGAGAAGAAACTCGACCCCGGCGGCCTGAGCATCAAGGTCGAGGCGCCGATCACCAGGCTCGTCTGCGGGATGAAGCCGGAGACGCTCGGGGATCTTGAGGCGGTCCTGGATTATGCTGAACAGCAGATCGGCGCCCTTCTTGCCTGCACCCATACCGGCCAGGAGGGTAATCCCCTTGACCTTGAGTCCAAGGTCTTCCACACGGGCATGATCGACCATCTCTCTATGGAGGTTGCCGATATTGCACAGGTGTCTGCATATGATCTCCCAAAAGCAGATCCTGATGCACCACTTGTTGAGATCGGCTATGGTTCGATTGACACGACAAAACCGGTTATCCTGGTCATCGGACACAACGTCGTCCCGTCAGTTGGCATTATGGACTATATGCAGGATCATGACCTGACAGGTGAACTGGAGGTGGCAGGCATATGCTGCACCGGTATCGACATGACCCGGTACTCGGCACGGGCAAAGATCGTCGGGCCGATCTCCTGGCAGATACGGTACATCAGAAGCGGCATACCTGATATCATCGTCGTTGATGAGCAGTGTATCAGAACAGACGTCTTTGATGAGGCACGGGTGCAGCAGATACCAGTCATTGCAACAAGCGAGAAGAACTGTCTCGGCCTCCCGGACAGAACAGGTGACCCGGTCGACGATATCATCGATGAATTTACACGCGGTACATTGGAAGGGGCATTAATTCTGGATCCCGAAAAAGTGGGTGAGATAGCCGTCAGGACGGCAACCATAAACGCCCCGAAGAAGAGAAAGAAGAAGAAAGCGAAATTAACCCTCAAAGAAGGAATGGAAGAGGCAAAGAAGTGTACACAGTGCAGGGAGTGCCGGAGAGCCTGTCCAAATGATCTCCATATCCCCGATGCCCTGAAACTCTTTGCACGTGGCGATTCAGCAATGCTCGCCGGGGTGTATGATGCCTGTGTCGGTTGCATACGGTGTGAGCAGGCCTGTTCAGAGGATATCGACATACATTCCCTGATTACCCTGACAGCAGAGGAGAGGCTCGAACACGAATCCTATAAACTCAGATCAGGCAGGGGAGCCATACAGGATATTGAGATCCGGCAGGTCGGAGGGCCTATCGTGCTTGGTGAGATCCCAGGTATCGTCGCCTTTGTCGGGTGTGCCAACTATCCCTCAGGTGGCGAAGACCTTGCAGAGATGGCAATGGAATTTGCCAACCGCCGTTTCATCATCTGTACTTCCGGCTGTGCTGCGATGACAATCGGCATGTACAGGGATGCAGACGGGAAGTCACCCTACGAATTATATCCTGGAAATTTTGAGGCAGGAGGTATTGTCAATGTCGGCTCCTGCGTCTCCAATTCCCACATTGCAGGTGCAGCAATCAAGATCGCCTCCATCTTCGCACGGAGAAACCTCCGTGGTAATTACGAAGAGATCGCAGATTATGTCCATAACAGGGTGGGTGCAGTCGGTGTTGCGTGGGGTGCGATGTCCCAGAAGGCAGCAGCCATTGCAGCCGGATTCTGGCGCCTTGGCATTCCGGTGATTGTCGGGCCGCATGGTACGAAATACCGGCGGATGCTGCTTGGCAGGGCAGATCGTGACGAAGACTGGTATGTCACGGACGCACGGACAAACGAGAGGATCTATGTCGGCCCTGTCCCCGAACACCTCTTCATCTCGGTTGAGACAAAAGAAGAGGCGATGGTGATGATCGCAAAACTCTCGATGCGGCCAAACGACACCTCACGGGGCCGGGCACTGAAGCTGACCCATTACATCGATCTCCATCGCCGACTCCTCGGATCGATGCCAGCAGACATCCATCGGTTCGTCAGGATGGAAGCAGACATCCCGATCACCATGAAAGAGGATATTGTCGCGATACTCAAAGAGAAAGACTGGAAAGAGACGGTGATACCCGATCCAACGCTTATCCGGAAGAAGGAGGTGGTATCATGA
- a CDS encoding MBL fold metallo-hydrolase: MSVAPSVHALRLNYTIPVAPGVTLDRFVSCFLIYGETITLIDTGVAGCSTDIFESIRASGRAPKEISRIILTHSHPDHMGGAWAIQRATGCTIAAHAAELEWIEDPELQNRERPVPGFESLISGAVTIDALLSDGEVLVLDENLDGMTDLTVIHTPGHSPGSISLFMEETGILFSGDALPVPGAAPVYDDPGASVESIGRLKEVEGVNALFQSWDEPREGLMAYARMDQGLACIQSVHSAVQAAAKEGLDDPDDVAAKTKAILGLPADTIGPLFTRTIEAHLKLLERESLIEEAEPE; this comes from the coding sequence ATGTCAGTTGCACCTTCCGTTCATGCACTCAGGCTCAACTATACCATACCGGTTGCACCGGGAGTCACCCTTGATCGTTTCGTCTCCTGTTTTCTCATCTATGGTGAGACGATCACCCTGATTGACACAGGGGTTGCCGGATGCAGCACAGATATATTTGAGAGTATCAGGGCCTCGGGACGCGCCCCAAAAGAGATCAGCCGGATTATCCTGACCCACTCACACCCCGATCATATGGGGGGAGCATGGGCAATCCAGAGGGCAACCGGGTGCACAATCGCCGCACATGCTGCCGAATTGGAATGGATTGAGGATCCGGAGCTCCAGAACCGTGAACGGCCGGTGCCCGGGTTTGAGTCGCTCATCAGTGGGGCTGTCACAATTGATGCTCTCCTCAGCGACGGTGAAGTCCTTGTTCTGGATGAAAACCTTGACGGTATGACGGATCTGACAGTGATCCACACACCCGGCCATTCACCCGGTTCCATTTCACTGTTTATGGAAGAGACCGGGATTCTCTTCTCAGGCGATGCCTTGCCGGTTCCGGGCGCAGCACCCGTCTATGACGACCCCGGTGCATCAGTTGAATCGATCGGACGGCTGAAGGAGGTTGAGGGTGTCAATGCACTCTTTCAGTCATGGGATGAGCCAAGGGAAGGGCTTATGGCATATGCAAGGATGGATCAGGGGCTTGCCTGCATCCAGTCAGTCCATAGTGCCGTGCAGGCAGCAGCAAAAGAAGGATTGGATGATCCGGATGACGTGGCAGCAAAAACAAAAGCAATCCTCGGCCTGCCAGCAGACACTATCGGCCCGCTGTTTACAAGGACAATAGAAGCCCATCTCAAACTCCTGGAGCGTGAAAGCCTCATAGAGGAAGCAGAACCGGAATAA
- a CDS encoding EFR1 family ferrodoxin (N-terminal region resembles flavodoxins. C-terminal ferrodoxin region binds two 4Fe-4S clusters.), translated as MKTTIYTFTGTGNTLSVVQNLASALGQTVIAPIPGAGGDTDSSPDLTSADAIGIAFPVHFMDMPEIVREWVESLTISGNPYIFGIATCGGSAGGALYNLDMLLKAKGLHLSSGFVFTMPENFNGPINLMESLDEVEKRLASAGERIPEVAAVIREKQELPPEGSDSLPFRIAGPVVRFLLTELYPTKRRFHATEACNRCGLCSRICPTKNITITGSAVSWGSACTLCYACIHWCPEEAVEIGNRTKGKRRYTHPDVTVADMVAQRGG; from the coding sequence ATGAAGACGACGATCTATACCTTTACCGGCACTGGAAACACCCTCTCGGTTGTCCAAAACCTTGCATCAGCACTTGGTCAGACAGTTATTGCTCCTATTCCGGGAGCCGGGGGAGATACCGATTCCTCGCCAGATCTGACGTCTGCTGATGCAATTGGAATTGCATTTCCGGTTCATTTCATGGATATGCCAGAAATCGTCCGGGAATGGGTGGAATCTCTCACTATCAGCGGCAATCCCTACATCTTCGGCATCGCCACATGCGGGGGAAGTGCGGGAGGCGCATTATATAATCTTGATATGCTCCTGAAGGCAAAAGGGCTCCATCTCTCATCAGGTTTTGTCTTCACCATGCCAGAGAACTTCAATGGACCCATAAACCTGATGGAATCCCTGGACGAGGTCGAAAAGAGACTCGCATCTGCCGGGGAGCGGATACCTGAGGTTGCAGCGGTGATCCGGGAAAAGCAGGAGTTGCCGCCTGAGGGGTCGGATTCCCTTCCCTTCAGGATTGCAGGGCCGGTTGTCCGCTTCCTCCTGACAGAACTCTATCCGACAAAGAGACGGTTTCATGCAACAGAGGCCTGTAACCGGTGCGGACTATGCAGCCGGATCTGTCCGACAAAAAACATCACCATCACCGGGAGTGCCGTCTCCTGGGGGAGTGCCTGCACCCTCTGTTATGCCTGCATCCACTGGTGCCCGGAGGAGGCAGTTGAGATCGGGAACAGGACAAAGGGAAAACGGCGGTACACGCACCCGGATGTGACGGTTGCTGATATGGTGGCGCAGCGGGGAGGGTAA
- a CDS encoding DUF5814 domain-containing protein has product MIAGKARLRSSRKIQRIAGYRLPDFAFHGANLEAIAGSLNYENLDATLRDQLLRFQKDFLDCRCRGNPLCGCPEQKFVLVLIELRMMGLDHREIHAHLLDEYGIDLFPADILSFLEDAVHRLEAIRRVAELEGKHELAGKTEAAIKEIEQ; this is encoded by the coding sequence GTGATCGCAGGAAAGGCCCGTCTCCGTTCCAGCAGGAAGATCCAGCGGATTGCCGGATATCGCCTCCCCGATTTTGCATTTCATGGTGCCAATCTCGAGGCGATTGCCGGATCCCTCAATTACGAAAATCTCGACGCTACGCTCCGTGATCAGCTCCTCAGGTTCCAGAAGGACTTTCTTGACTGCCGGTGCAGGGGAAACCCCCTCTGCGGGTGTCCTGAGCAGAAGTTCGTCCTGGTACTCATCGAACTCAGGATGATGGGGCTTGATCACCGGGAGATTCATGCCCATCTCCTTGATGAATACGGAATAGATCTCTTCCCAGCCGATATTCTCTCATTCCTTGAGGACGCCGTCCACCGCCTCGAGGCGATCAGGCGGGTTGCTGAGCTTGAAGGAAAGCATGAGCTTGCCGGGAAGACTGAAGCGGCGATTAAAGAGATTGAACAGTAG
- a CDS encoding DUF2150 family protein: MVHEMARKKSTAKKEEPMKLFYIFYNQERWDNWLTTLSEADFEGSGGDEMPEGFRLLENFSEDITIAVLKIIKLWQNERISHEDAMQKLAEVEEIVLGEVPEGELGEIVGSVQVAMMVVFASCHNFLAGETEADIKALVKEGKKAVDDDPEEALRIAAVIGSAVINGATCCARYVKDTDDPTIFDEWLVAVEKMGEAMKSLKKFDEEPGEA; encoded by the coding sequence ATGGTACATGAAATGGCGCGGAAGAAAAGTACAGCTAAAAAGGAAGAGCCGATGAAACTCTTCTATATCTTCTATAATCAGGAACGCTGGGACAACTGGCTGACAACACTTTCAGAAGCAGATTTCGAAGGGAGTGGCGGTGATGAGATGCCGGAAGGCTTCCGGTTGCTTGAGAACTTCAGCGAGGATATCACCATCGCTGTCTTGAAGATCATCAAGCTCTGGCAAAACGAACGGATCAGCCATGAGGATGCGATGCAGAAACTCGCCGAAGTCGAAGAGATTGTGCTCGGTGAGGTGCCGGAAGGAGAACTTGGCGAGATTGTCGGATCCGTGCAGGTTGCGATGATGGTGGTCTTTGCCTCTTGCCATAATTTCCTTGCAGGCGAGACCGAGGCGGATATCAAGGCGCTTGTGAAGGAAGGGAAGAAGGCAGTCGATGACGACCCTGAAGAAGCACTCAGGATTGCTGCTGTGATCGGATCTGCTGTGATCAATGGTGCTACCTGCTGTGCCAGGTATGTGAAGGATACAGATGATCCAACAATCTTTGATGAGTGGCTTGTTGCTGTCGAGAAGATGGGCGAGGCGATGAAGTCCCTCAAGAAATTCGATGAGGAACCCGGAGAAGCATAA